From the Benincasa hispida cultivar B227 unplaced genomic scaffold, ASM972705v1 Contig578, whole genome shotgun sequence genome, one window contains:
- the LOC120069744 gene encoding glycerate dehydrogenase isoform X1, protein MAKPVQIEVWNPNGKYRVVSTKPMPGTRWINLLIEQDCRVEICTEKKTILSVEDIIALIGDKCDGVIGQLTEDWGEVLFSALSRAGGKAFSNMAVGYNNVDVNAANKYGVAVGNTPGVLTETTAELAASLSLAAARRIVEADEFMRAGRYDGWLPNLFVGNLLKGQTVGVIGAGRIGSAYARMMVEGFKMNLIYFDLYQSTRLEKFVTAYGEFLKANGEAPVTWRRASSMDEVLREADVISLHPVLDKTTFHLVNKESLKAMKKDAILINCSRGPVIDEAALVEHLKENPMFRVGLDVFEDEPYMKPGLADMKNAIVVPHIASASKWTREGMATLAALNVLGKIKGYPVWSDPNRVEPFLDENVSPPAASPSIVNAKALGLPVSKL, encoded by the exons ATGGCGAAACCGGTTCAAATCGAAGTATGGAATCCAAATGGCAAATACAGAGTTGTGAGCACTAAGCCTATGCCTGGAACTCGCTGGATTAATCTCTTGATCGAGCAAGATTGCCGAGTCGAA ATTTGTACTGAGAAGAAGACGATACTCTCTGTTGAGGATATTATTGCTCTCATCGGCGATAAGTGCGACGGCGTCATTGGACAG TTGACTGAAGATTGGGGAGAGGTGCTGTTTTCTGCATTAAGCAGAGCGGGAGGGAAAGCTTTTAGTAACATGGCTGTTGGTTACAATAATGTAGATGTTAATGCTGCCAATAAGTATGGTGTTGCTGTAGGAAACACTCCT GGAGTACTTACAGAAACTACAGCAGAGTTGGCAGCTTCACTTTCTCTTGCTGCTGCGAGAAGGATAGTTGAAGCTGATGAGTTCATGAGGGCAGGCCGATATGATGGATGGCTTCCCAATTT GTTTGTTGGAAACTTGCTGAAAGGACAGACTGTTGGTGTGATTGGAGCTGGTCGTATTGGATCTGCTTATGCAAGAATGATG GTAGAAGGGTTTAAGATGAACCTGATCTACTTTGATCTTTACCAGTCAACCAGACTCGAAAAGTTCGTTACAG CCTATGGTGAGTTCCTGAAAGCCAACGGTGAAGCTCCTGTGACATGGAGAAGAGCATCATCCATGGATGAGGTGCTTCGAGAAGCCGACGTG ATAAGTCTTCATCCAGTACTGGATAAAACCACCTTCCATCTTGTGAACAAAGAAAGTCTTAAAGCCATGAAGAAG GATGCAATCCTCATTAACTGCAGTAGGGGACCTGTGATCGATGAAGCAGCCCTTGTTGAGCATTTGAAAGAGAATCCGATGTTTCGAGTTGGCCTTGATGTTTTTGAG GATGAACCATACATGAAACCTGGACTAGCTGATATGAAGAATGCGATTGTTGTTCCTCACATTGCTTCTGCTTCCAAG TGGACTCGCGAAGGAATGGCAACATTGGCTGCTCTTAATGTCCTG GGAAAAATTAAAGGATATCCTGTTTGGTCCGATCCGAACCGAGTAGAACCATTCCTTGACGAGAACGTTTCACCTCCAGCTGCATCTCCGAGCATTGTGAATGCCAAGGCCTTGG GACTGCCTGTTTCAAAGCTGTGA
- the LOC120069744 gene encoding glycerate dehydrogenase isoform X2 produces the protein MAKPVQIEVWNPNGKYRVVSTKPMPGTRWINLLIEQDCRVEICTEKKTILSVEDIIALIGDKCDGVIGQLTEDWGEVLFSALSRAGGKAFSNMAVGYNNVDVNAANKYGVAVGNTPGVLTETTAELAASLSLAAARRIVEADEFMRAGRYDGWLPNLFVGNLLKGQTVGVIGAGRIGSAYARMMVEGFKMNLIYFDLYQSTRLEKFVTAYGEFLKANGEAPVTWRRASSMDEVLREADVISLHPVLDKTTFHLVNKESLKAMKKDAILINCSRGPVIDEAALVEHLKENPMFRVGLDVFEDEPYMKPGLADMKNAIVVPHIASASKWTREGMATLAALNVLGKIKGYPVWSDPNRVEPFLDENVSPPAASPSIVNAKALGNA, from the exons ATGGCGAAACCGGTTCAAATCGAAGTATGGAATCCAAATGGCAAATACAGAGTTGTGAGCACTAAGCCTATGCCTGGAACTCGCTGGATTAATCTCTTGATCGAGCAAGATTGCCGAGTCGAA ATTTGTACTGAGAAGAAGACGATACTCTCTGTTGAGGATATTATTGCTCTCATCGGCGATAAGTGCGACGGCGTCATTGGACAG TTGACTGAAGATTGGGGAGAGGTGCTGTTTTCTGCATTAAGCAGAGCGGGAGGGAAAGCTTTTAGTAACATGGCTGTTGGTTACAATAATGTAGATGTTAATGCTGCCAATAAGTATGGTGTTGCTGTAGGAAACACTCCT GGAGTACTTACAGAAACTACAGCAGAGTTGGCAGCTTCACTTTCTCTTGCTGCTGCGAGAAGGATAGTTGAAGCTGATGAGTTCATGAGGGCAGGCCGATATGATGGATGGCTTCCCAATTT GTTTGTTGGAAACTTGCTGAAAGGACAGACTGTTGGTGTGATTGGAGCTGGTCGTATTGGATCTGCTTATGCAAGAATGATG GTAGAAGGGTTTAAGATGAACCTGATCTACTTTGATCTTTACCAGTCAACCAGACTCGAAAAGTTCGTTACAG CCTATGGTGAGTTCCTGAAAGCCAACGGTGAAGCTCCTGTGACATGGAGAAGAGCATCATCCATGGATGAGGTGCTTCGAGAAGCCGACGTG ATAAGTCTTCATCCAGTACTGGATAAAACCACCTTCCATCTTGTGAACAAAGAAAGTCTTAAAGCCATGAAGAAG GATGCAATCCTCATTAACTGCAGTAGGGGACCTGTGATCGATGAAGCAGCCCTTGTTGAGCATTTGAAAGAGAATCCGATGTTTCGAGTTGGCCTTGATGTTTTTGAG GATGAACCATACATGAAACCTGGACTAGCTGATATGAAGAATGCGATTGTTGTTCCTCACATTGCTTCTGCTTCCAAG TGGACTCGCGAAGGAATGGCAACATTGGCTGCTCTTAATGTCCTG GGAAAAATTAAAGGATATCCTGTTTGGTCCGATCCGAACCGAGTAGAACCATTCCTTGACGAGAACGTTTCACCTCCAGCTGCATCTCCGAGCATTGTGAATGCCAAGGCCTTGGGTAACGCTTAA